From the Helianthus annuus cultivar XRQ/B chromosome 17, HanXRQr2.0-SUNRISE, whole genome shotgun sequence genome, the window TCACCGCTTCTAGTGGCACTTTTTTGTGTGCCGCCCATTCCAACAATGGTCTTTTGtggcattttttttgttttttgtggCACCTTTTGTGTGCCACTATATGGCAATTCTTTTGTAGTGattgtaaaagtgtcctaatatgttctttTTAGGACGCTATTCAAGTTGTCTATAGACATATTACGCGACTATAAAATTGGTTTCATgatcttatttggtatattaggacccttttcttggtactaaattagctataatgtTACATCATAAGGTCCTATCAGTTAATTTTTAAGGacgcttgtaagtgtatcaaaagattaaaagtatgtaagcACATGTTAGAACAACATAAAAATGTCCTAATATGTTTCtattaggacactattttggttcttcaaagacatattacgcgaccataaaattggtttcataatcttatttgagatgttaggacgcttttttagttccgggacttattacgacccctttacatgaaacgcttttaccgttggtcctattaaatgaaaggtcctataaaatagcattttaggacgcttttgcgcgtactaaaaacccagttttcttgtagtgcaagttatattaatgataaaacaggttgtatggatcctacattgctaattatgttttaatttgaaataaagctttctgttgactttttgtaattagctttgacccgacaattgacatagttagagtgagaatctgagaatacccttttaagggtttattacccacataattacctacttataggtatttttgattcgagatttgactgaataATTATagcttaatctcgaagtcaaaccttaattacgacggtttgacttttagctaattaactaagctaaactgaattatgaaggattaaggacacttacaagagtcctaagtatgATTAGGGACCTAAGAGAAGCTTGTTGAAGTCCAAAGATGCTCCAGGTAAGTCTTGAAATAAGTTGTAAATGAGCAAGGGAAAATGTCACCACTTCttctccttatatagtgaactaagAAGCACAAGATCAAGCCAAGTAACTCTACAAatgttgtgagatgatcccaggtgcccctatgATGCTATATACTACCTATCAAgcccctgatttcgaaaaccacactaataaggcggtggaactggctgaacaggcagctgtccaaaacctgctgccagcgacaggcttacggaccgtaagccaaatcccttgcggtccgtatccatctcttacggaccgtaagcttaggTGGTTGCGGTCTGTAACCGACCCTGGTCTGATGCTCCCAGATAtgcctcttgcggaccgtatgcttaaccggttgcggtccgtaaccgatccttgcggaccgtaagctttaagccttacggtccgtaaccgatgaccaGAATCCAAACTTTTGCAAACTTTCAAgttttgaccatgcaactttATAAACTCCGAATCTCATGCAATCCTTTTCAGTTCAGGGTCCCTTTTGCTCAGCCTTTGCATGCTTTGCATGCACTTACACCACTTTGGCTCCTTGTGCAAGGTTTTTGAAGTGTCGGAACATCAAGACTTCACCTTTGGATTCTTATGGAGGTTGGTCATGACTTATCAAACTAAATTCAACTTCTTTTAAACAAGAATTAAATCAGGATTTTGTAGTATCATTTTTAAAGAACCCAATTTCCATATAAGAAtggaatttatttatttaggaatAACCAGCCAAATATATATTTGATGTTTATCataatgatttaaggatcttgggatttataatttgggtcgctcagaggtattttaataacatgtcgcccttttaaatcctaccatacatcttttatttggtccgggttcctgacacgtttgtcttacatgacaggtgtctttattttattgggtatgattttacgaggtgttacaacgtATGAAGATTCACACCCATATCCATAATTTGGATACACTTGATGCGCCGGGTAATATGGTTCATGAACAGGTGGAGTTAGAGCCTCATTCAAGTCTGGAAACGGTTTGTTTTGATCAATAGGGACGCGAGACTCAACCTCCTCCTCCTAATTAGAATCTAGAATGCCCGATTCATCCTAAAACAATGGTATGataaatatttattaatataaaaaacaacAATGAAGAAAGTTAAGTTAGTAAATGATATCAGATCGGTTTTAGGCACCCCCCACGAGTCGTTAGAATACTGTCCAAAGAAATAATTATCGTCCCAAAACGATGACATTTTAGCTCCACACTCGTGCGACAATTAATATGCAAATGAAAGGAAGCTTGATTCGTATGCCGTGAGTGAACACATGAAAGTCTAAATACAAATGTTTCAAATTGACAAGTATACGCCTTGTATAGCCCTATACTATGCGTATACCTTTATTCTCGTGCCCAAACAACATCATATCAATGTCAAATCTGGCAGAtgtacgctgcgtatagagctatacgcagcgAATATAAGCCTCATACACAAGCCTCATACATCTCTATACTCGGTGTACATCTGATTGATTTGACACTGTACGAGGTTTACCATCTAGTATAGCTATGTACGTGGCGTACATGGAAACCCTATACGCCACATACAACTCTATACGTGGCGTGGATAAGGCTAAGGTTTAGTGTGCAAATAGACATTTTGGTATGCAAATATGTACATCCTATATTAAAAGTCTGTTGGTTAGAGCCTAAAGGGGTTCATAACCCGAACTAGATCTTAATCTTTTATTTCTGAAGGTTGATGTGTCACATATCTTGAGAGTTGTTTGAGATTAAATCACCTACAACTAAAAAAATAACACGGAGAGACATGCGATTCCGTAGCCCCAACCTATTTACGCCGCTGCTTATAGTAAAGCAACCAACGATATTTTTATAACATTAGAAGACatccgatttttttttttttgaatcgcCAAACGGAACCTTTATTAATACAAAGAAGACATCAGATGCCGTTATGATGATATATTTTAACCATCAAATAAAAGAAAGGCATATATTCTAAGCCATTTTATAATGCTTAACAATAATGGTGATAATTAAGCCTGCAGATGGAAATAGCCATGTTTCACGTGCTTGCATAGCCTTTAACGTATATTTAAAAACCAAACTTGGCCAAAACGAAGAATCTCTTTGCTTAAATGAGTTAttaaagttcgttggaacttccaACTTGGAAGTATAATAAAACAATGAGTGAAACATGAGGTGGTTATTATTCGAATTGAAGCACAATAGCCAAAAATATTAAATTGAAATGCAGAATCTGTAACTTGTAGCAATTAATTAAAATAATGAATTCTTATCATCTAAGCATATGTATAAGCTTGCCCCACAAATTAAcgagaaattatgttttattttgaaaGAAAGCTCATGGGTTGGAGCCGTTTAATAAAATGAAAAGAAAATGCTTCATGCATAGACTTCCCTTCGCAGCCATCACAGATTTATTCACTTTGTTTTTTAAAGGGGACGGTACTACggcaaaaagaaaaaatatattaGTAATAAGTAATGAAGTACTGaaatttttgtgtatatatatcaTAATTGATTCAATTATTATACAAACTAGCAGAATCGTAATTGATTCaatttttatacaaacaaacagaAAAATGATAAAGATTTTGTAATATATACATATAGAGATTTGTAGTCACACAGAAACTTGATTCTTCATCGCGTAATACCAATATATGATTTTCAGATACATGAACAACAAACTTTGTGCTACATGAAATTAGCTTCTTGAACCCTAAAAAAGCAGAAACTCAAATTTGAGCTCTTTTATGCACTTGAACATTGTGACAACCCATAATCAAACTTGGACGTGCTTTGTCAGCAAAAGATACATAGTTTCCCTCATACCCATCAGAGGAAACAAACAAACCTATAAACTTTTGAGAAAACGATCACGTAGATATATATAATCAAACCGAAAGACCTAGTCAGTTTAGCTAAGATACTACACATCTCTTACTTCAAACATGTTGCGGTTCTTGACGACTATATCAAACATATGCACAGACTTGAACTTGTTGAAGTGCTTAGGGAGAGAAATGAGATGAACAGTGGACCTTTTGTGAAACTGCAACAAATCAGGATCATCATAGTACCTTTCCCATCCTAAAGATGACAAGATTCTCTCCAGCCTATCATAGGAAGTCACCACTTCGTTCGTTGGTACATGGACCAGGACCTTACGTCGAGCCGAACCCTGGCAGGAATCACCTCCAGGGCTCTCCACTAGTCGAACCACACCGTTCTGGTTGAACACCCAAACACCAGACATTTTAGTTCTGTACTAGCTAGATAGGTTTTTGAGTTTAGGTTCTTATGAACAAGAATATGAATGTCTGGAGTTGGGGGATGGAGGTTTATATAAGGGTTTCTAGCCACCTAGGGTGGAGAATATATGCATACACATATATCTCTAtctatatataatagataatagataaaaGCGTGCGTTTTGGGCCCATTAAACATTAGGGAAAAGAACTTTGTGTGTTGGGCATCACTTACCCACGTGTGAATGAGTGGGGAGGGGAAATTTTGGATGGAGGGGAGTCCGAAATCTCTTTCCAAGTCATTATAAATCCCCACAAACATAAAGGGATTCTTAAGTAGATATTGTCGAGTCGTTTCTGGTACAACCAACATTGGAAACAACTGTACTGATGGCATCCTGTGTGACCATATATTGATTGATATTACAAGCAGTTAAGGGTGATTGAGAAATCTTTTGATGGGTCATGACTATGCAGTTTTGATTGGAATGTCTGAGAAACCATTTTACCACCGAAATTAATCAAAACGTAtcaaaattttaataataatgtGTACTTAAATAACTAATAAATCACACAATGATATTTATCTAAACAGTGTTAACATTCTTGCCTTGCAATTCCACAACCTCGCTTAACTAACTAATTGGGCTTGAGTACATAAACTCTAATTAGAGGGagactaagggggtgtttggcgttgcgttttcaaaatagattatacgttttcaaaatagattttgcgttttcaaaaccgcgttttgaaaaagcatgtaggtacatgcttcttTAAAATTGCGTTTTGtaggcagataatcactttttcatccaaacacttttttagataatttatgttttacaaacgcaataatcaaataatcacttcaaaacatAAACTCAAACACCCTCTAAATCAATTAGATGGATTTTGTGTCAAATTTAAGCATGACGGGTTCTCAAGGGGACATCCAAGTGGTTAAGTGATATGCTTTACAACTA encodes:
- the LOC110923523 gene encoding flowering-promoting factor 1-like protein 3 → MSGVWVFNQNGVVRLVESPGGDSCQGSARRKVLVHVPTNEVVTSYDRLERILSSLGWERYYDDPDLLQFHKRSTVHLISLPKHFNKFKSVHMFDIVVKNRNMFEVRDV